The proteins below are encoded in one region of Thermogemmatispora onikobensis:
- a CDS encoding helix-turn-helix domain-containing protein, with product MLRLRVREILRERGISQGRLSREANVPINLVRRLVNDKHYMPSSLTLWKVARYLKVPMEELLEEVEGPEEEAENGHQDQEE from the coding sequence ATGCTACGTTTGCGTGTCAGAGAAATCCTGCGAGAGAGAGGAATCAGTCAAGGTCGCCTTTCTCGCGAAGCCAATGTCCCCATCAACCTCGTTCGGCGTCTGGTGAACGACAAGCACTACATGCCGAGTTCGCTGACGCTCTGGAAAGTAGCGCGTTACCTCAAGGTGCCGATGGAAGAGCTGCTTGAAGAGGTTGAGGGGCCGGAGGAAGAAGCGGAGAACGGGCACCAGGACCAGGAAGAGTGA
- the bioD gene encoding dethiobiotin synthase — MKWACFITGTDTGVGKTVVTAALAAALVQRGLRVGVMKPAETDCPPEQGREGAHDAQWLRQVAHCTAPLELIVPYALPLPLAPTLSAEEAGVTIELAEIVHCYRQLLATHDAVLVEGAGGLLVPLTAQQTMLDLAVTLGLPLLVVARNVLGVINHTCLTVAVASRRTRVLGVVLNHPGAPDESDLSVRSNADALRRWCPVPLYGPLPHLTDLNEETLAAAGSQLLGAGLLESMALDIAEGQGVGTTAAASASATEEGIPTEPLNEAGA; from the coding sequence ATGAAATGGGCCTGCTTTATTACTGGCACCGATACGGGCGTTGGCAAGACCGTGGTTACGGCGGCCCTGGCTGCGGCCCTGGTACAGCGCGGGCTGCGCGTCGGGGTGATGAAGCCGGCAGAGACCGACTGTCCCCCGGAGCAGGGACGTGAGGGGGCCCATGATGCGCAGTGGCTGCGTCAGGTGGCGCACTGTACGGCGCCGCTGGAGCTGATCGTCCCATATGCCTTGCCGCTGCCGCTGGCCCCGACCCTCTCGGCGGAGGAGGCCGGGGTCACCATCGAATTGGCCGAAATCGTCCACTGCTATCGACAGCTCCTGGCGACCCATGATGCGGTGCTTGTCGAAGGAGCGGGTGGTCTCTTGGTGCCGCTGACGGCCCAGCAGACTATGCTTGATCTGGCCGTCACGCTGGGGCTACCGCTGCTGGTCGTCGCGCGCAACGTCCTGGGAGTCATCAACCACACCTGTCTGACCGTCGCCGTGGCCAGCCGGCGGACGCGCGTCCTGGGCGTTGTGCTCAACCATCCGGGAGCACCTGACGAGAGCGATCTGTCGGTGCGCAGCAATGCCGACGCCTTGCGGCGCTGGTGTCCGGTGCCGTTGTATGGTCCCTTGCCCCATCTCACCGACCTGAACGAGGAGACCCTGGCGGCTGCCGGCAGCCAGCTTCTGGGCGCCGGATTGCTGGAGAGCATGGCGCTGGACATCGCCGAGGGTCAGGGAGTTGGCACGACTGCGGCGGCGTCGGCGTCGGCGACGGAAGAGGGGATTCCCACCGAGCCGCTCAATGAAGCGGGCGCCTGA
- the bioA gene encoding adenosylmethionine--8-amino-7-oxononanoate transaminase produces the protein MASHSESIRWQNLDKSVLWHPFTQQSDWEAEAQLVIERADGCYLIDSDNNPYLDGVSSLWVNIHGHRHPTIDQAIREQLERVAHTTFLGLTHPPGIELAQRLVDLAPGRLQRVFYSDTGAAAVEIALKMAIQYWQQCPSPQPQRTKFFALHSAYHGDTVGAMSVGGIDMYRRSYLALLFPHVEARSAYCYRCHLQKSYPACQMACLEEVERVISTHAHELAAVIMEPLVQAAAGIYVYPKGYTRAVWEIAKRHGILFIADEVATGFGRTGKMFACEHEGIEPDLMAIGKGLTGGYLPLAATLATEEIYRAFLGPGRTFYHGHTYTGNPLACAAALANLKVFEQEETLQRLELRIALMEEWLRSFRALPIVGDIRQCGFMVGIELVQDKKTKTPFPPEQRVAVRVIKEARKRGLILRPLGDVLVIMPPLAISHPELVRLLDITYAAIEKVAEEVLS, from the coding sequence ATGGCCTCTCACAGCGAGAGCATTCGCTGGCAGAATCTCGACAAAAGCGTCCTCTGGCATCCCTTCACCCAGCAAAGCGACTGGGAGGCGGAAGCCCAGCTTGTCATCGAGCGCGCCGATGGCTGCTATCTCATCGATAGCGACAACAATCCCTATCTTGACGGCGTCTCATCGCTGTGGGTCAACATCCACGGCCATCGTCATCCGACCATCGATCAGGCCATTCGCGAGCAGCTAGAGCGCGTCGCCCACACCACCTTTCTCGGCCTGACCCACCCTCCTGGCATCGAACTGGCGCAGCGGCTCGTCGATCTCGCGCCGGGGCGCCTGCAGCGCGTCTTTTACTCCGACACCGGGGCTGCCGCAGTCGAGATCGCTCTGAAGATGGCTATCCAGTACTGGCAACAGTGTCCCTCGCCCCAGCCGCAGCGCACCAAGTTTTTCGCCCTGCACAGCGCCTATCACGGCGACACCGTCGGCGCCATGAGCGTCGGCGGTATCGACATGTATCGTCGTTCCTATCTAGCGCTACTCTTCCCTCATGTTGAAGCTCGCAGCGCCTACTGCTATCGTTGCCATCTGCAAAAAAGCTATCCGGCCTGTCAGATGGCCTGTCTTGAAGAGGTGGAGCGAGTCATCAGCACCCATGCTCACGAGCTGGCGGCGGTCATCATGGAGCCATTGGTCCAGGCAGCGGCGGGCATCTATGTTTATCCCAAAGGCTACACGCGCGCCGTCTGGGAGATCGCCAAACGTCATGGCATCCTCTTCATCGCCGATGAAGTCGCCACCGGCTTCGGGCGCACCGGCAAGATGTTCGCCTGCGAGCACGAAGGTATCGAGCCTGACCTGATGGCCATCGGTAAGGGCCTGACCGGGGGCTATCTACCGCTGGCGGCCACCCTGGCCACCGAAGAGATCTATCGCGCCTTCCTTGGTCCTGGGCGCACCTTCTATCACGGCCACACCTATACCGGCAATCCGCTGGCCTGTGCGGCGGCCCTGGCCAACCTGAAGGTCTTCGAGCAGGAGGAGACTCTGCAGCGGCTGGAGCTGCGCATTGCCTTGATGGAGGAGTGGCTGCGCTCGTTCCGCGCTCTACCGATCGTCGGAGACATTCGCCAGTGCGGTTTTATGGTTGGGATCGAGCTGGTACAGGACAAGAAGACAAAGACGCCTTTCCCGCCCGAGCAGCGGGTGGCTGTGCGCGTTATCAAGGAAGCACGGAAGCGTGGCCTGATCTTACGTCCACTTGGCGATGTTCTGGTCATCATGCCGCCGCTGGCGATCTCGCATCCCGAGCTGGTGCGCTTATTGGACATTACGTATGCTGCTATCGAGAAAGTTGCGGAGGAAGTGCTCTCATGA
- the bioB gene encoding biotin synthase BioB: MIVDFQHLADKAINGEVLTREECLAVLTCPDERVLDLLAATYRVRLTFCGRRVHLHMLINAKSGICPEDCHYCSQSSISRAAIERYPLVSLERLLEGARRAKEAHCRRYCIVISGRGANNREIDFLVRAVRRIKEEVDIAICCSVGLISEEKARRLAEAGVEQLNHNLNTSERYYPTICTTHTYEDRWQTLQAARRAGLHLCSGAIFGQGESLEDIIDVALALRELEPQSIPVNFLLPIAGTPLENTRYLRPYDCLRILCLMRLTNPKQEIRVSAGREVHLRSLQPLALYAANSVFVSGYLTTPGQHYEETWQMIRDLGFEIEEHVPERPEEAAAVLTVDEVGEAGKSVQAGGAD, encoded by the coding sequence ATGATTGTTGATTTTCAGCATTTGGCTGACAAAGCCATCAATGGAGAGGTTTTGACGCGCGAGGAATGTCTTGCGGTGCTGACCTGCCCGGATGAGCGTGTCTTAGATCTCCTGGCTGCGACCTATCGCGTGCGACTGACCTTCTGTGGTCGGCGTGTGCATCTGCACATGCTCATCAACGCCAAGAGCGGGATCTGTCCCGAGGATTGTCATTATTGCTCGCAGTCGAGTATTTCGCGGGCGGCCATCGAGCGCTATCCGCTGGTCAGTCTGGAGCGTCTGCTGGAGGGGGCGCGCCGGGCGAAGGAGGCGCACTGTCGGCGTTATTGCATTGTCATCAGCGGGCGTGGTGCCAACAATCGTGAGATCGATTTTCTGGTGCGGGCCGTGCGGCGTATCAAAGAAGAGGTGGACATTGCCATCTGCTGCAGCGTCGGGCTGATCTCGGAAGAGAAGGCGCGCCGGCTCGCTGAGGCGGGAGTGGAGCAGCTCAATCATAACTTGAATACCAGCGAGCGCTACTATCCGACCATCTGTACGACACATACCTATGAAGATCGCTGGCAGACCCTCCAGGCGGCGCGGCGGGCTGGCTTGCACCTGTGTAGTGGGGCGATCTTTGGTCAGGGGGAGTCGCTGGAGGATATTATCGATGTGGCGCTGGCCCTGCGCGAGCTGGAGCCGCAATCGATTCCGGTGAATTTCCTGTTGCCAATTGCGGGGACGCCCCTTGAGAACACGCGCTATTTGCGCCCCTATGACTGCCTGCGCATTCTCTGCCTGATGCGCCTGACGAATCCAAAGCAGGAGATTCGCGTCTCAGCGGGGCGTGAGGTGCACTTGCGTTCATTGCAGCCATTGGCGCTCTATGCGGCCAATTCGGTCTTTGTGTCGGGCTATCTGACGACGCCGGGGCAGCATTATGAGGAGACGTGGCAGATGATTCGTGATCTAGGCTTTGAGATTGAGGAGCATGTCCCTGAAAGGCCGGAGGAGGCGGCAGCGGTCCTGACGGTTGATGAGGTCGGTGAGGCCGGCAAGTCGGTTCAAGCTGGTGGGGCTGACTGA
- a CDS encoding extracellular catalytic domain type 1 short-chain-length polyhydroxyalkanoate depolymerase — translation MPNSTPPGPLPHSRWLLVGLLVLMLTSLFLLPAPAAHASGGTFVQYLYSGPAGSRPYYVYTPAGYHVGTAVPLIVMLHGCLQTPVDFAAGTQMNALADQQQFIVVYPQQTTLYNASACWNWFLPSNQVRGYGEPAIIAGIVQTVEQRTSQWTIDRKRVYVAGLSAGAAMSVIMGVTYPDLFAAIGVASGLEYQAATSAYTAPLAQLYGGPDPQQQGQLAYQEMGSRARVVPTIVFHGQSDYVVYPINGDQVVQQWMTTDSLASGGSYNASFGSPSSSSNGQVPGGHAYTVQTWTDSSGREIQEYWKVYGMGHAWSGGSSSGSYTDPAGPSATNAMYTFFMNHPMS, via the coding sequence ATGCCGAACTCCACGCCCCCTGGTCCTCTTCCTCACAGCCGTTGGCTGCTCGTCGGCCTTCTCGTCCTCATGCTGACGAGCCTTTTCCTTCTGCCAGCGCCGGCGGCCCATGCCAGCGGCGGCACCTTTGTCCAGTATCTCTATAGCGGACCAGCGGGGAGCCGTCCCTACTACGTCTACACCCCTGCCGGCTACCATGTCGGCACTGCAGTGCCTTTGATCGTCATGCTGCATGGCTGCCTGCAGACACCCGTTGACTTCGCCGCTGGGACGCAGATGAACGCCCTGGCAGATCAGCAGCAGTTCATTGTGGTCTATCCCCAGCAGACGACCCTGTATAATGCTTCTGCCTGCTGGAACTGGTTCCTGCCAAGCAACCAGGTACGAGGTTATGGCGAGCCGGCCATCATCGCTGGCATCGTCCAGACCGTTGAGCAGCGTACGTCGCAGTGGACGATTGATCGTAAGCGCGTCTACGTGGCCGGCCTTTCAGCCGGGGCGGCGATGAGCGTGATTATGGGTGTCACCTATCCTGATCTCTTTGCGGCTATCGGTGTGGCTTCGGGCCTCGAATACCAGGCGGCGACCTCGGCCTACACTGCGCCGCTGGCTCAGCTCTATGGCGGCCCTGATCCGCAGCAGCAGGGCCAGCTTGCCTACCAGGAGATGGGCAGCCGGGCGCGGGTTGTGCCGACCATTGTCTTCCACGGTCAGAGCGACTACGTGGTCTATCCGATCAATGGTGATCAGGTAGTGCAGCAGTGGATGACGACCGACTCTCTCGCCTCGGGCGGTAGCTACAACGCCAGTTTCGGCAGCCCGTCGAGCAGCAGCAACGGCCAGGTTCCGGGGGGACACGCCTATACGGTCCAGACCTGGACCGATAGCAGTGGCAGAGAGATCCAGGAATACTGGAAGGTCTACGGCATGGGCCATGCCTGGTCGGGCGGCAGCAGCAGCGGTAGCTATACCGATCCCGCCGGACCGAGCGCGACCAACGCCATGTACACCTTCTTTATGAATCACCCCATGTCCTGA